CGGCCCACCGGCTTCTGAAACTTGCCGACCAGTTCGACCTCACCATCATCGAGGACGATATCTTCGCCGATTTCGAATATTCGCCGGCGCCTCGCCTTGCCGCCTTCGACGGGCTCGAGCGGGTCATCCACATCGGCAGCTTTTCGAAGACCTTGTCGGCCTCCGCCCGCTGCGGCTTCGTCGCCGCAAAACCGGAATGGATCGACGGCCTGACCGATCTCAAGATCGCCACCTCCTTCGGCGGTGGCCGGCTGACGGCCGAACTCGTGCTGAACGTCTTGAGCGATGGCAGCTATCGCAAACATATGGAGACGCTGAGAAACAGGCTTTCCCGGGCGATGGGCGAGGTCTCGGCCCGGCTGAAGGGTCTGGGAATAACGCCCTGGCTGGAGCCCCAGGCCGGCATGTTCCTTTGGTGCCGTCTGCCGGGCGGCGTCGATGCGGCCGATGTGGCGCGGGCCGCGTTAGAAAGGAAGATCGTGCTGGCCCCCGGAAACGCTTTCAGCCTGTCGCAGTCGGCCACGAATTTCATGCGGTTCAATGTGTCGCAGACGCTGGATGCGAGAGTGTTTGCGGTGTTGGGCGATGTGTTGGGGAGGTAGAGGGGATGCAAGGTAGCCGCTTGCGGGACCTTTGATGGTCTGGCCCCCAACCTCCCCCCATTCCTGTGACGAGCACAGGAATGGGAGGAGGAAAAGGTAAGCGCAAAGCCACGGTGGAGCGAGCTGCAGAGCACCTCACCACCATCTTACTAAAACGACCGATTGAGCGCCTTATCGTTCTCGAGCCGCGTCACACAGCCCTCCAGCTTAGCGAGCAGCAGGTCAAAGTCGAGCGGCTTGGTTAGATAATCCGCAGCACCGGCCCGCAGGCCGGCGAGCGTGTTTTCCCGATCTGTTAGCGCCGTCAGCATGATGAAGGGAATGTTGGAGAGCTCCGGGTGATTGATCTGGATTTCCGCCAGAAGCTGGTGCCCATCCATGACAGGCATGGAAATGTCGCTGATGACGATATCAGGCCATTTCGACAGGATCATTTCCAGGCCCTCTGCGCCGTTCGAGGCCTCGAACGTCCTGTATCCGGCGTCGCTCAACTCTTCGACGAGGAGATTCCGGATCTCG
This DNA window, taken from Rhizobium etli CFN 42, encodes the following:
- a CDS encoding response regulator: MVTVLCIEDEVEIRNLLVEELSDAGYRTFEASNGAEGLEMILSKWPDIVISDISMPVMDGHQLLAEIQINHPELSNIPFIMLTALTDRENTLAGLRAGAADYLTKPLDFDLLLAKLEGCVTRLENDKALNRSF